A stretch of the Fusarium musae strain F31 chromosome 2, whole genome shotgun sequence genome encodes the following:
- the PRE2 gene encoding Proteasome subunit beta type-5 (MEROPS:MER0001516) codes for MDSLISKYSRPAYEQNEPFEDQDELLNSMGDLSLKFAMPPVAQPSSWLRAATDDRSNPNCPIKIAHGTTTLAFRFQGGIIVATDSRATAGNWIASQTVKKVIEINSVLLGTMAGGAADCQYWLAWLGMQCRLHELRHKRRISVAAASKILANLVYSYKGMGLSMGTMCAGVTKEEGPALYYVDSDGTRLAGNLFCVGSGQTFAYGVLDAEYKYDLSDEEALELGKRSILAATHRDAYSGGYINLYHVKEEGWVKHGFNDTNPIFWKTKLEKGEFTNVTSALD; via the exons ATGGATTCTCTTATTTCGAAGTACAGCCGACCAGCATATGAGCAGAATGAGCCTTTTGAGGACCAGGATGAGCTGCTGAATTCCATGGGCGACCTCTCGCTCAAGTTTGCCATGCCCCCCGTTGCTCAA CCCTCATCATGGCTTCGCGCTGCCACTGATGACCGATCAAACCCCAACTGCCCCATTAAGATCGCCCACGGAACCACCACGCTCGCTTTCCGTTTCCAGGGCGGCATCATCGTTGCGACCGATTCCCGAGCCACCGCTGGCAACTGGATCGCCTCGCAAACCGTAAAGAAGGTCATTGAGATCAACAGCGTCCTGCTAGGAACCATGGCCGGTGGTGCTGCAGACTGTCAGTACTGGCTTGCCTGGCTCGGCATGCAGTGTCGCCTCCATGAGCTACGACACAAGCGTCGCATCAGCGTTGCCGCCGCCAGCAAGATTCTTGCCAACCTCGTCTACAGCTACAAGGGAATGGGCCTCAGCATGGGCACCATGTGCGCCGGTGTCACCAAGGAGGAAGGCCCTGCTCTCTACTATGTCGACAGCGATGGTACTCGTTTGGCGGGCAACCTCTTCTGCGTTGGCTCGGGTCAAACATTCGCCTATGGTGTTCTCGATGCCGAGTACAAGTACGACCTGTCGGATGAGGAGGCCCTGGAGCTTGGAAAGCGAAGTATTCTGGCCGCCACCCACCGAGATGCTTACTCTGGTGGTTACATCAACCTGTACCATGTTAAGGAAGAGGGCTGGGTGAAGCACGGCTTCAACGACACCAACCCCATTTTCTGGAAgaccaagcttgagaagggcgagtTTACCAACGTGACAAGCGCGCTTGATTAG